The Lolium rigidum isolate FL_2022 chromosome 2, APGP_CSIRO_Lrig_0.1, whole genome shotgun sequence genomic interval CAAAAAAGATTTAAAAAATGTATCGAGAAATGCCTTCTTTTAGCACCGGTTTTTTGtttcataggatgaaaatatttgTGAGCATGTAGGTTGTGGAGATGTACGCGTGAattttttcttagattttttttgacatttttaaatatgtttaaaaCATATTTGAAATAAAGAGAGAATATGCACGGGGGAGAAAAACCGCCGCGTCCAGAGAAAGAATACCCTCCTCCTCGAAATAGACTTTTATCccactttataaataaagcaaccacaGTCATACATGATCCACATACAGGCCAAACAAACATAGACCACAAGACACACACAGACACAAAGTCTAGAATGTTGGAGCCACAACACAACATAACCAGCCTAACAGACACAGAGGTGATCAGACGCTTGCAACTCAGTATCCCCAACTATACAATATAGTCCACCGTAAGCATGATACTGTGGCAAATGTTATGAGGTCAACTCCTTTAAATATTGGTTTTAGGAGAAGACTGATTGGTGATAAATGAGATCGATGGGCACATCTATGTCAACGTTTAATGATGATAAATTTAAATGATGATTCTGATAAGTTTGTTTGGGGCCTAACATCTTCAGGGAATTTCACGGTTAAATCAATGTATGCTGATATGTTAAATGGACATACTAGATATCTTCGTATGtatctttggaaaataaaaatcccactgaaaataaaaatatttatgtggttccttagtaagaaGTCCTATTAACCCGTGATAATCTAGTAAAGAGGAATTGGAATGGTAATACGAAATGTTCTTTCTGTGACGCCGAGGAATCAGTTGAACATCTGTTTATTTCCTGCCCTTTTGCTAGGCTTATTTGGAGGGTTATTTTCGCTGcttataatattccacctccattCAATGtgacaaatatgtttggaaattggcttaATGGAGTTGACAAAAACGATAAAGCTAGAATTCACATTGGTGTTTCGGCTTTCTGTTGGTCAATATGGAATTGcagaaatgatattgtttttaacagaaaggactctactaattttttgcaggttatccacactATGGTCCACTGGATCCAGCTATGGCGTTTCTTGCTCCCGGAGGACCAGCGAGAGTGCATGGTTTTTGGATACAACCGCCTTCGAATGGTTGCCCAGGGTATTTTCTATCAGGCTACTTGGCGGCCTGTTAAGAGATTACAAGATGTTTAGAGCACTTAGTAATCTATTGctgtttcgatggttgattttcgTATCGACCCTCGTTGATCCTTGAGTTGTAAAGTTTGAATATTTCGTTGattaataaaaggttgtgtgcatcaaccgtTGCAGATGCCGGGGTgtatcccatttcgaaaaaaaaataaccAGCCTAACACGACACCCACTATGGACCCCTCGACGCAGGGGAAGGGACCACATTAGCTGGGAGGCGACGAGAGGTGACACACCGCCGCAAGAAGGTCCTCCAACATGCTGTCCAACCGACTCCTATCCCGCTACCTACATAGCGGGTACCACTGCCGGGTCGAGGTTGCGAGCTGCTCAGAAAAAATATACCCAGATATGTGTTTAATGGAAAGGTAAATAGCGATCTATGTATACACGTGTAAACATCCGTTATGATTAAGTACAAAGAACGAATTTGAATACAATACAAAACGAACACAAGCAAGTGCCTCCAAACACCTAATTAATTAATCCACAGCTGGGAGAAGGAGAGAAAACAACGTACTAACGCAATTTCCGTCAGGGTAAAACTGATCCGCTCAGTGTTTTAGTTATCGAAGAGCTTGAGGCCGAAGCTGACGTCCTCGCAGTGCCGTACGTAAGGTTTGACGGCGGCCACGTCGACGTCCCGCTTGGCCCTGCAGCCGAGGATGGGCGGCGAGTGCAGGCAGGGCTCGACGGACGTGGACCTGACGCAGGCGACCGGGGAAACCTCCTTGTCCCAGGCCGGGCGGAGCAGGATCCAGggcttgacgccggcgaagccgtatGCGACGTAGCCGAAGGTGGACCAGGCGGTCATGGCGATCTTGTCGCAGTAGCTGAGCAGGTAGATCTCGGCGAGGGCCTTCTGGTTGTGCTGGTTGGAGGTGTACTCCTGCTTCTCCTCGTGGCTGGGCTGGTACACCGCCACGACCTCACCAGTCCTGGTCGGGTTCTCGTAGTACAGGCCCCGGATCCCGTCGTAGTATCCCGGGTAAAGTGACGCGATCAGCACGGCCTTCACCTTCCCGTCGTTGTTGTCGGTCGCGTTCACCAATGCAGGCTCCCCGAGCTCCGGCAGCAGGCGCTGCTCCCTGATGCAGCGGGTGAGCTGGTCGTACATGTTCTCGAACTTGATGGGCTTCTCCGGGAAGATCCTGATCTGGAACCCGATCTTCTCGTCCGCCCTGGCGAGGTAGGCCTCGTAGTACCTGCGCACGATGCCCCAGACCTTGTTGGTCGGGTGGAAGAGGTAGCGGCCGAGGTGGTGGAACGTGGATTCTCGCTGCGGGAACATCTTCGCAAGCTCCTTCTCGTACATGGGCGTGAGGAAGAGCGCCGGCGCGAAGTAGCTGTCGGACTTGAGTATCATCCAGGTGAACTTGCCGAGCGTGGCCTGGTCGTTGTCGCAGAAGATGTTGTCGGAGAGCCTGAGGCGGCTCTGCTCGACGTGGAGGTACACGTAAggcggcagcgccgccgccggcgtgtcCCCGCGGATGACGTTGTGCTTGAGCATGTTGACGTAGCTCTCGGGCGCGTCGGCGTGGAGCTTCCCGGGGTTGCCCTCGGGGAAGCCGGCGGGGAGCACCCAGGAGGTGCCCGGGAATGGCTCGCAGAAGAGCCCCTCCTGCTCCTGGTGCACGTTGACGAGCATGACTCGGCCGGAGAGCAGCGCGTAGAGGAAGGTCGAGGTGATGGTGAGCATGCGGTTGCCGAGGCCGTTGCAGGGGAACCACACCACGTACTTGCACTCGGAGTTGTCGACATTGCGCCCGGACTGGAGCTGCTCGACGGCCTTCCGGTAGCTCTTGGTGCCCGGGCCGCACTTCTTATGGCGAGCCTCGTACTTCCGGAG includes:
- the LOC124693250 gene encoding probable fucosyltransferase 7; translation: MDVKWARSPRSSADGDDDKRRAPRWGGAVRPSMVLVGFLFTLSLLVLVFGGRWGGSLPSTSPSSSSPSSTTPETTVRHVVDGAGAGTAPPQKTTIPPKNVTAPSAKTLSQDRLLGGLLSAAFDESTCQSRYKSSLYRKPSPFPLSPYLVKKLRKYEARHKKCGPGTKSYRKAVEQLQSGRNVDNSECKYVVWFPCNGLGNRMLTITSTFLYALLSGRVMLVNVHQEQEGLFCEPFPGTSWVLPAGFPEGNPGKLHADAPESYVNMLKHNVIRGDTPAAALPPYVYLHVEQSRLRLSDNIFCDNDQATLGKFTWMILKSDSYFAPALFLTPMYEKELAKMFPQRESTFHHLGRYLFHPTNKVWGIVRRYYEAYLARADEKIGFQIRIFPEKPIKFENMYDQLTRCIREQRLLPELGEPALVNATDNNDGKVKAVLIASLYPGYYDGIRGLYYENPTRTGEVVAVYQPSHEEKQEYTSNQHNQKALAEIYLLSYCDKIAMTAWSTFGYVAYGFAGVKPWILLRPAWDKEVSPVACVRSTSVEPCLHSPPILGCRAKRDVDVAAVKPYVRHCEDVSFGLKLFDN